One genomic segment of Cytophagales bacterium includes these proteins:
- a CDS encoding type II toxin-antitoxin system PemK/MazF family toxin: MKIVKKWSIWKAGLDPVVGSEQGKTRPVLIISETEINKILRVVNVLPLTSRKTRRTIYPNETLIEAGRYGLEKESIVLCYQIRTLDKGRLLSEYGVMDDPDKQAEIIESLCFQLGIGRLGSSS, from the coding sequence ATGAAAATCGTCAAAAAATGGAGTATCTGGAAAGCAGGACTTGATCCAGTTGTAGGATCCGAACAAGGAAAAACACGACCAGTACTGATTATTAGCGAGACTGAAATCAATAAAATACTTAGAGTAGTGAATGTACTGCCGTTGACAAGTAGAAAAACAAGAAGAACTATATATCCTAATGAAACACTTATCGAAGCAGGACGGTATGGACTTGAAAAGGAATCCATTGTACTCTGCTATCAGATACGAACACTTGACAAAGGGCGACTTCTTTCAGAATATGGAGTTATGGACGACCCTGACAAACAAGCTGAAATAATAGAGTCTCTCTGCTTTCAATTAGGAATCGGAAGATTGGGCAGCAGCAGCTAA
- a CDS encoding DUF1987 domain-containing protein — protein sequence MEPLLIEPTHNSPKVIFDPANNKFEISGRSLPENIVLFYNPVREWLNIYAKNPNPATNFEIKLTYYNSATFKVMSAIFQTLSKIYNEGFEVTIYWYHEEDDLEFKDEVDYLFEMVDVPFEYVSY from the coding sequence ATGGAACCACTGCTAATCGAACCAACTCATAATTCACCAAAAGTAATATTCGATCCGGCAAATAATAAATTTGAAATTTCAGGCCGATCTTTACCTGAAAATATAGTGCTTTTTTATAACCCGGTACGGGAATGGCTGAATATTTATGCTAAGAATCCCAATCCTGCAACAAATTTTGAAATCAAGCTCACCTACTATAATTCTGCTACATTTAAAGTAATGTCTGCTATCTTTCAAACGCTCTCTAAAATATACAATGAAGGGTTTGAGGTTACAATTTACTGGTATCATGAAGAAGATGATCTTGAATTCAAAGATGAAGTGGACTATCTTTTTGAAATGGTTGATGTGCCTTTTGAGTATGTGAGCTATTAA
- a CDS encoding SpoIIE family protein phosphatase, translated as MTKQIKRSLKDLLNLKKVKQGETAFNRSERVMGYMYLFFLFIHIMLFVKDATDPSVPLLGLFQLSMIAGGMMYVFALWLVYRGFLNWSIVVWFLEMSGHSIIGVQVFGSELGVHYLFLLMPLVVFLTDFKLIFKLGFVAVSIVAFILVYKYGLSVIPTGNPDDVEKTVIKLGVSLIIVAAGIGFVFHQSVQNAEANYEREKKKVDDKNKEIMDSIRYAGNIQQAILPNEQELKNILSDHFIFFQPKDIVSGDFYWFHSSSPNSPPASRNAGPMSIRHRPPQMGDFPATLPKGKGVGKVSPLWGDGRGAVRGASSTVFIAACDCTGHGVPGAFLSMIGNDLLNHIIIEKGVDTPGDILSQLNRAVKKVFTRKGFEQQAEDGMDMTLCKIEVVNGDFVETLHVTSLQNPHSLQFAGACNPLFIIRKNVIATEIYKNALPFFSPPLEETQKKPGFEGAVIKGDKKSIGGHTELDYNFTNHKIDLKKGDTIYIFSDGFVDQFGGPDDRKFMMKSFKELLLSIQSKTMAEQKELLRKTINDWIGKGEQVDDMMVIGVRV; from the coding sequence ATGACAAAACAAATAAAACGATCGCTTAAGGATCTATTGAACCTTAAAAAGGTAAAACAAGGTGAGACTGCGTTCAACCGGAGCGAGCGGGTTATGGGGTACATGTACCTGTTCTTCTTGTTCATCCACATAATGTTGTTTGTCAAAGATGCTACGGATCCTTCAGTTCCCTTATTGGGGTTATTCCAACTTTCAATGATAGCAGGAGGGATGATGTACGTGTTTGCCTTGTGGCTGGTTTACAGAGGATTTCTGAACTGGAGCATAGTGGTCTGGTTCCTGGAGATGTCAGGGCATTCGATCATCGGTGTACAGGTATTTGGATCAGAATTGGGTGTTCACTACTTATTCTTGTTAATGCCGCTTGTAGTATTTCTCACTGATTTTAAACTCATCTTCAAACTGGGGTTTGTTGCGGTTTCCATTGTCGCATTTATTCTGGTGTATAAGTATGGGCTGTCCGTTATTCCTACCGGGAACCCTGATGATGTGGAAAAAACGGTGATTAAATTAGGTGTCTCGCTTATTATTGTAGCAGCAGGCATCGGGTTTGTTTTCCACCAGAGTGTGCAAAACGCTGAAGCTAATTATGAACGGGAAAAGAAGAAAGTAGACGACAAGAACAAAGAAATAATGGACAGTATTCGTTATGCCGGTAATATTCAGCAGGCAATTCTTCCTAATGAGCAAGAGCTGAAAAATATTTTATCAGATCATTTTATATTTTTTCAGCCAAAAGATATAGTGAGCGGAGACTTTTATTGGTTTCATAGCAGCTCCCCTAACAGCCCCCCTGCCTCCCGCAATGCTGGCCCGATGTCCATTAGACATCGTCCTCCCCAAATGGGGGACTTTCCCGCCACACTTCCCAAAGGGAAAGGGGTTGGCAAAGTCTCCCCCCTTTGGGGGGACGGAAGGGGGGCTGTTAGGGGGGCTTCTTCTACTGTTTTTATTGCCGCATGTGATTGTACAGGGCATGGGGTACCGGGCGCCTTTCTGTCAATGATTGGAAACGACCTGTTAAACCACATAATCATTGAAAAAGGTGTGGACACACCTGGTGACATATTATCGCAGCTAAACAGGGCGGTGAAAAAAGTCTTCACCAGGAAAGGCTTTGAGCAGCAAGCAGAAGATGGGATGGATATGACCCTTTGTAAAATAGAGGTAGTGAATGGGGATTTTGTAGAGACGTTACATGTAACGTCTCTACAAAATCCCCATTCACTACAATTTGCAGGAGCATGTAACCCGTTGTTTATAATACGAAAAAATGTAATAGCAACAGAAATTTATAAAAATGCCCTCCCTTTCTTTTCACCCCCTTTGGAAGAGACACAGAAGAAACCAGGTTTTGAAGGAGCCGTAATTAAGGGTGATAAAAAATCTATTGGCGGACATACTGAATTGGATTATAATTTTACAAATCACAAAATAGACCTTAAAAAAGGTGATACCATTTATATCTTTTCCGATGGGTTTGTTGACCAGTTTGGCGGCCCTGATGACAGAAAGTTCATGATGAAGTCATTCAAAGAACTTTTGCTTTCCATTCAATCAAAAACTATGGCGGAGCAAAAAGAATTGCTGCGCAAGACCATAAATGATTGGATTGGAAAGGGTGAGCAGGTGGATGATATGATGGTGATTGGGGTGAGGGTTTGA
- a CDS encoding Uma2 family endonuclease, which produces MEEAIKKKMSVEEYFELEKNSEIRHEYYQGEMFAMAGETKKHNSIAINCILALKNALKGKKCNVYMEDVKIEALKDKYYPYPDVIVTCDNRDNDEYIIKYPFLIIEVLSKSTEDQDRGFKFVKYRNIKSLQYYIMVSQKEYLVECYTRGKGQMWMLNTYSSLNDTIVLSKLSVKLALKDIYEGV; this is translated from the coding sequence ATGGAAGAAGCAATAAAAAAAAAGATGTCTGTTGAAGAATATTTTGAGCTTGAGAAAAATTCAGAGATCAGGCATGAATATTATCAGGGAGAAATGTTTGCTATGGCGGGCGAAACTAAAAAGCATAATTCAATTGCAATTAATTGTATCCTAGCTTTAAAAAATGCCCTTAAAGGAAAAAAATGCAATGTATATATGGAAGACGTTAAAATAGAAGCCCTAAAGGATAAATATTATCCTTATCCTGATGTAATAGTTACATGTGACAATAGAGACAATGATGAATATATAATCAAATACCCATTTCTCATTATTGAAGTCTTATCAAAAAGCACCGAAGATCAAGACAGGGGTTTTAAATTTGTAAAGTATCGCAATATCAAATCTTTGCAATATTATATCATGGTCTCTCAAAAAGAATATCTCGTTGAATGTTATACAAGGGGTAAAGGCCAAATGTGGATGCTAAATACATACAGTTCGCTAAACGATACAATAGTATTAAGTAAACTCTCAGTTAAATTAGCTCTGAAAGATATTTATGAGGGAGTGTAG
- a CDS encoding phosphatidylserine decarboxylase family protein: MTIHKEGYKLLIIFFIILVVINLIVYLFVPEDPAKPGMVKFLRIATTSISVILYVLLLNFFRNPKIEIILNPNHVLAPADGKVVAIGEVNETEYFNKTRRQISIFMSPLNVHINRNPVSGTIKYFKYHPGNYLVAWHPKSSAKNERTTVVYETENKHQILVRQIAGAVARRISCYVKQGDVVKQGDELGFIKFGSRLDVLLPLDAKLNIKIGDKTVGGETVIAEL; this comes from the coding sequence ATGACAATACATAAAGAGGGCTACAAGTTGCTGATCATATTTTTCATAATATTGGTGGTAATAAACCTGATCGTCTATTTATTCGTTCCTGAGGATCCTGCAAAACCCGGAATGGTTAAGTTTCTTCGAATTGCAACTACTTCCATCAGTGTTATACTTTACGTGCTGCTTCTGAACTTTTTCAGGAACCCGAAAATTGAAATTATACTAAATCCCAATCATGTGCTTGCTCCAGCAGATGGAAAGGTTGTGGCTATTGGAGAGGTTAACGAAACAGAGTATTTTAATAAAACTCGCAGACAAATTTCCATCTTCATGTCACCGCTCAATGTGCATATCAACAGAAACCCGGTTTCCGGGACTATCAAATATTTTAAATACCATCCGGGCAACTATTTGGTCGCCTGGCATCCTAAGTCAAGCGCCAAAAATGAACGAACCACGGTTGTTTATGAAACAGAGAATAAACATCAAATTTTAGTAAGACAAATTGCTGGCGCTGTGGCAAGGAGGATATCGTGTTATGTAAAACAGGGTGATGTGGTTAAGCAGGGAGATGAGCTGGGGTTTATAAAGTTTGGTTCGCGTCTGGATGTGTTGCTGCCGCTTGATGCCAAATTAAATATTAAAATTGGTGATAAAACTGTGGGGGGAGAGACGGTTATTGCTGAGTTGTAG
- a CDS encoding GAF domain-containing protein, with the protein MMEETAAIKNKKEKYRSLLIQISSLLENEADLIANLSNIVAALKYGMDFFWVGFYFVKESGLVLGPFQGPVACTRIPFNKGVCGACYSQKETIIVPDVNKFSGHIACSSETRSEIVVPVFKNEEVTLILDIDSDKLDDFGEVDKYYLVQLGVIIEKNINL; encoded by the coding sequence ATGATGGAAGAAACAGCCGCCATAAAAAACAAAAAAGAAAAATACAGATCCTTATTAATTCAAATCTCATCTTTGTTAGAAAACGAGGCCGATTTGATCGCCAACCTTTCAAACATTGTAGCAGCGCTGAAGTATGGGATGGATTTTTTCTGGGTTGGGTTTTATTTTGTAAAGGAATCGGGTCTGGTGTTAGGTCCTTTTCAGGGTCCTGTGGCATGTACGCGTATCCCTTTTAATAAAGGCGTATGTGGAGCTTGTTATTCACAAAAAGAAACTATTATTGTGCCGGATGTAAATAAATTTTCGGGGCATATCGCCTGCAGCAGTGAAACCAGGTCTGAAATCGTTGTGCCGGTATTTAAAAATGAGGAAGTGACGCTTATCCTGGACATTGATAGTGATAAGCTGGATGATTTTGGTGAAGTGGATAAATATTATTTGGTGCAATTAGGGGTCATTATTGAAAAAAATATTAATTTATGA
- a CDS encoding tetratricopeptide repeat protein — MDITSKLFKILKFRPVCRQAGTINDATHPEYSGLIIIFILIFQQGYNISAKTVYDTIAADTTSVLNGTLQLANHYFHLADSFHQVASYDSSSSYYQKAGTIFLKLAQLQESPRSRVLPHRIVTGVTGEIRDRPDDYLILWEKYIECHNQLAWNLAMYQAKFEKAITVLNNILSLGIKKLGENHYKIGDVYEKLGIIYARNGDYQNALENFEQSLLIFLQTFEADHSKLASCYSNLGNIYYLKSDYQKALKYHEQSLSLYLKNFGRKHSNVAKCYNNIANIYGAMGDFYTALEYCQQSLRIKLSAIDKSVLEGKTHSSLHLDLASSYNNLGNILADIGEINEAVKNYQRSIKIHTKFLGEKHPSVGYPNFNLGMLYKENGNYEKALHYHKKSLTIDLYNFGSEHFYVAWDRIYIADVYVKMNKFDDGYELLKNALPILLKNIGSYHPLVARRHLILASLFFKKNDIGNALYYYQKAIQSLVKGFSAVSIYVNPVLPTIYEVKEGKGTVNSMPDLLEALEKKAEGFYVKWETRKK, encoded by the coding sequence ATGGACATAACTTCTAAATTGTTTAAAATATTGAAATTTCGACCTGTCTGCCGACAGGCAGGTACAATAAATGATGCAACTCATCCCGAGTACTCGGGATTAATAATTATTTTCATCCTGATATTTCAACAAGGTTATAATATTTCAGCAAAAACTGTATATGATACCATTGCGGCAGATACAACTTCTGTATTGAATGGTACTTTACAACTGGCAAATCATTACTTCCACCTTGCCGACTCTTTCCACCAGGTTGCAAGCTATGACAGTTCCAGCTCCTATTACCAAAAGGCAGGTACTATTTTCCTAAAACTTGCACAACTTCAAGAGTCGCCCCGATCCCGAGTACTCCCCCATAGGATCGTGACTGGCGTGACAGGCGAGATACGGGACAGGCCAGACGACTATCTGATATTATGGGAAAAATATATTGAATGCCATAATCAGCTTGCCTGGAATTTAGCTATGTATCAGGCTAAATTTGAAAAGGCAATCACTGTTCTAAACAATATTCTATCATTAGGCATTAAAAAATTAGGTGAAAATCATTATAAAATTGGTGACGTCTATGAAAAATTAGGAATAATCTATGCAAGAAACGGTGATTATCAAAATGCGTTAGAAAATTTTGAGCAATCTCTATTAATATTTTTACAAACCTTTGAAGCCGATCATTCCAAATTAGCCTCATGTTACAGCAACCTGGGAAATATTTATTATCTTAAAAGTGATTATCAGAAAGCTTTAAAATATCATGAGCAATCACTGTCGCTTTATTTAAAAAATTTTGGCAGGAAACACTCCAATGTAGCTAAATGCTATAATAACATTGCAAATATTTACGGGGCTATGGGCGATTTTTACACAGCATTGGAATACTGTCAACAATCCTTAAGGATAAAATTATCAGCCATAGACAAATCCGTCTTAGAAGGAAAAACCCATAGTTCACTACATCTTGATTTAGCCTCAAGCTATAATAACCTCGGGAATATACTTGCCGACATAGGAGAAATTAACGAAGCAGTAAAAAATTATCAACGAAGTATTAAAATACATACAAAATTTCTTGGAGAAAAGCATCCATCAGTTGGTTATCCCAATTTTAACCTTGGCATGTTATATAAGGAAAATGGGAATTACGAAAAAGCGCTTCATTACCACAAAAAATCTTTAACAATAGATCTTTATAACTTTGGCAGCGAGCATTTTTATGTAGCATGGGATAGAATTTACATTGCAGATGTATATGTTAAAATGAATAAATTCGATGATGGATACGAGTTATTAAAAAATGCTTTACCAATATTACTTAAAAATATCGGCTCTTACCACCCTTTGGTTGCCAGGAGGCATTTGATATTGGCCAGCCTGTTTTTTAAAAAAAATGATATTGGTAATGCCTTATATTATTACCAGAAAGCTATACAATCTTTGGTGAAAGGATTTTCTGCTGTTAGCATTTATGTAAATCCTGTCTTGCCCACTATTTATGAAGTAAAAGAGGGGAAAGGTACGGTAAATTCTATGCCTGACTTATTGGAAGCATTGGAGAAAAAGGCAGAGGGTTTTTATGTGAAATGGGAGACCCGGAAGAAGTAG
- a CDS encoding diacylglycerol kinase family lipid kinase, with translation MLNKSKIIFVINPLSGTKSKKNIPQLIEGAFKTTPSPSEPEKRGIGETERRKAKPRSFGRGRQFTGSPVHRFTDSSRNSGAEILVTEKPGHATTIAKEAKNNGVNIVVAVGGDGTVNEIAKELVNTDIKLGIIPKGSGNGLARELKIPLKINKAVSLLDNCRVSLIDSCTINGNPFFNTAGTGLDAYVARLYAEGKKRGFKAYFDIVLSEFFKYKPQNYEIEIDSPCEIPHLDYSGGGSKVIPKGKKYFKRKAILISLANGKQYGNNIYLSPEADIKDGLVDVCILKPFPKSRIVEFVYRIFSHTIYNFKYFEMFRAKGVTIKREQPDTVHLDGEPVEMGKELVVSIVPKSLKVLVPV, from the coding sequence ATTTTGAACAAAAGTAAAATTATTTTCGTAATAAATCCACTGTCAGGAACAAAATCAAAAAAAAATATCCCGCAGTTGATAGAGGGTGCCTTTAAAACCACTCCAAGCCCCTCTGAACCGGAGAAACGGGGAATCGGAGAAACGGAGAGAAGAAAAGCGAAGCCCCGGTCCTTCGGACGGGGTAGGCAATTCACCGGTTCACCGGTTCACCGGTTCACTGATTCGTCAAGGAATAGCGGCGCGGAAATCCTGGTCACTGAAAAGCCGGGACATGCTACTACAATAGCAAAAGAAGCAAAAAATAATGGCGTTAATATAGTTGTAGCTGTGGGAGGAGATGGAACGGTGAATGAGATTGCAAAGGAATTGGTTAATACTGATATAAAATTGGGCATTATTCCAAAGGGTTCAGGCAATGGACTTGCAAGGGAATTGAAAATACCTTTAAAGATAAATAAGGCTGTCAGTTTACTTGATAATTGCCGTGTCTCACTAATTGATTCGTGTACTATAAATGGAAATCCTTTTTTTAATACTGCCGGTACTGGTCTTGATGCTTACGTTGCCAGATTGTATGCAGAAGGAAAAAAAAGGGGATTCAAAGCGTATTTTGACATTGTATTATCTGAGTTTTTTAAATATAAACCGCAAAATTATGAAATAGAGATAGATTCACCCTGTGAAATACCCCATCTCGATTACTCGGGAGGAGGAAGCAAAGTTATTCCAAAGGGTAAAAAATATTTTAAAAGGAAAGCCATCTTGATCAGTCTTGCCAATGGAAAACAATACGGTAATAATATTTATTTATCTCCTGAGGCAGATATAAAAGACGGCCTGGTAGATGTTTGTATTTTGAAGCCCTTTCCTAAAAGCAGGATTGTTGAATTTGTTTACAGGATATTTAGCCATACCATCTATAATTTTAAATATTTTGAGATGTTCAGAGCTAAAGGGGTAACTATAAAAAGAGAACAACCAGACACAGTTCATCTGGATGGCGAACCGGTTGAGATGGGGAAGGAGTTGGTTGTGAGCATAGTGCCGAAGTCTTTGAAAGTGCTGGTGCCGGTGTGA
- a CDS encoding SpoIIE family protein phosphatase, which produces MKPKIIYPSFILLIAYCLLRTVNCFSQTSNFIHYGAPQGLVQSQVQTLEQDNDGNLWIGTMAGLSRYNGKTFISYTRKDGLAEDWITASYKDNLGNIWLGHWGGGVSKLSLSEGAGASYHGKIIENINFEKFSGFNPITRIIQDSKGNFWYATEGSGIYKYDIRSSKVIPISTKEGLRSDNVSSICEDNYGRLWIGTDKGITIYDTAFDINTTQAYSYLNDQNVLSGNKITCISLLLGNEIWIGTAENGIVMIKSIPGILDSVKTRHASALLIKQDLLATLRKTDGLGSDKIQTIYQDRENNIWIGTRDAGITQYVPDISPLASRNAGPMSTGHRPPQRGDFTTPIAKGKSDGKVPPFGGAGRGASTLSKGIFMTYSFKKFGTKQGLNYDFVNDIIQDREGILWIGTDIGVNQFRGERFQIYDESNGLINGIVWAILQDRRGSFWFGTNGGISRFIFPITPHTDQFSSEPVVTNYTIKDGLRSNIIYSIFEDKQGALWFGTRNGGVCKLSPGSSKFEIFTTGIGLINNTVYSISDDKMGNLWFGTREGAFLFDPKTRVFKKPPGDNGVGRYKVYKIFKDSKDNLWFGILGGLLTMYDGKHFKKFGKDVGLKHKFILCITEDKENNLWFGAYGGGIYKYDGKKFTNYSSKDGMSSGSPFFLTCDNNNNIWVGLSQGIDKFDQKTKTFKHYGKQEGFFGIKTVQNAVCNDRQGNIWIGTIMGVVKYDPSKDIVNSFEPLTHINKIRIHLKDAKFPANAVFSYDQNHLTFHFIGVSLTNPEKVLYQHKLEGFDKEWSPHSKENFITYSNLPGGKYTFMVKARNNDGVWNKQPTMYQFTVEKPWWQTWWFYTLCGLFVTGGFYSFVKIRTTSLQKAKRVLENKVSERTQELSEANKSITDSINYASRIQDAILPDTAQLRKFFPDSFVYYKIKDIVSGDIPWLMQAGDDIYVTVVDCTGHGVPGAMLSMIGHFLLKETISSKNILQPSEILNRIHDGVNLTLNQNINTDSEDGMDIALCKINLKNMEVEYAGAHRPLLHISNGVVSEIKGDRFPIGGMQHARKGREIIFTNHRIKIKKEDSIFFYSDGLTDQFGGPDDKKFSQRRVKDLLLDNQHLPMQEQKELLENTIEQWMNGSKDQTDDILLIGIRF; this is translated from the coding sequence ATGAAACCAAAAATCATTTATCCATCATTTATTTTATTGATTGCCTACTGCCTACTGCGTACTGTCAACTGTTTTTCACAAACCTCAAACTTCATACACTACGGAGCGCCACAGGGGCTGGTACAATCTCAGGTTCAGACACTCGAACAGGATAATGATGGAAATCTCTGGATTGGCACGATGGCCGGCTTGTCAAGATACAATGGAAAAACCTTTATTTCCTATACAAGAAAAGACGGCCTGGCTGAAGATTGGATAACTGCTTCATATAAAGACAACCTGGGCAATATCTGGCTTGGGCATTGGGGTGGAGGGGTATCCAAGCTTTCCCTGAGTGAGGGTGCAGGGGCAAGTTATCATGGAAAAATAATTGAAAATATAAACTTTGAAAAATTCAGCGGCTTTAATCCAATTACCCGGATCATCCAGGATAGTAAGGGCAATTTCTGGTATGCTACTGAAGGGTCAGGTATATATAAATATGACATCCGGTCTAGTAAAGTGATCCCTATATCAACAAAGGAGGGTTTAAGAAGTGATAACGTCAGTTCAATTTGCGAGGATAATTATGGCAGGTTGTGGATCGGAACTGATAAGGGTATCACCATTTATGACACTGCCTTTGACATAAATACTACCCAGGCATATAGTTATTTAAATGATCAGAATGTATTGTCAGGCAATAAAATAACCTGTATTTCATTGTTATTGGGCAATGAGATCTGGATAGGCACCGCAGAGAATGGAATTGTAATGATAAAATCTATTCCCGGTATCCTGGATTCAGTAAAGACAAGGCATGCCTCGGCTTTACTCATTAAACAGGATCTGCTGGCCACTTTACGAAAAACTGATGGATTAGGATCTGACAAAATCCAAACCATTTACCAGGATAGGGAAAATAATATTTGGATAGGAACAAGAGATGCCGGTATCACTCAATATGTACCGGACATAAGCCCCCTTGCCTCCCGCAATGCTGGCCCGATGTCCACTGGACATCGTCCTCCCCAAAGGGGGGACTTTACCACCCCAATTGCCAAAGGCAAAAGCGATGGCAAAGTCCCCCCCTTTGGGGGGGCTGGTAGGGGGGCTTCAACCTTGTCAAAAGGCATTTTTATGACCTATAGTTTTAAAAAATTCGGTACAAAACAAGGACTGAATTATGATTTTGTTAATGATATCATACAAGACAGAGAAGGAATTCTATGGATCGGAACTGATATCGGTGTAAATCAGTTCAGAGGCGAAAGATTCCAGATATATGACGAATCAAATGGATTGATAAACGGTATCGTATGGGCAATTTTGCAGGACCGTAGAGGCAGCTTCTGGTTTGGAACCAATGGAGGCATCTCCAGGTTCATTTTTCCGATTACCCCTCATACCGATCAGTTTTCTTCTGAACCTGTCGTTACAAACTATACCATTAAGGATGGTTTAAGAAGTAATATTATATATTCGATTTTTGAAGATAAACAAGGAGCTCTGTGGTTTGGAACCCGCAATGGAGGTGTTTGTAAATTATCACCGGGAAGTTCGAAATTTGAGATATTTACTACCGGAATTGGTTTAATTAACAATACCGTTTATTCCATAAGTGATGATAAGATGGGGAATCTTTGGTTTGGTACAAGAGAAGGCGCTTTTTTGTTTGACCCGAAGACTCGTGTATTTAAAAAACCCCCGGGAGATAATGGAGTTGGAAGATACAAAGTGTATAAAATATTTAAAGATAGTAAAGACAATTTATGGTTTGGCATTTTAGGTGGGCTTTTAACAATGTATGATGGAAAACATTTTAAAAAATTCGGAAAAGATGTCGGACTAAAACATAAATTTATTCTTTGTATTACTGAAGATAAAGAAAACAATCTTTGGTTTGGCGCTTATGGTGGCGGCATATATAAATATGACGGCAAGAAGTTTACAAATTATTCTTCAAAAGATGGTATGAGCTCTGGTTCACCATTTTTTCTCACATGCGACAATAATAATAATATTTGGGTCGGGCTTAGCCAGGGAATAGATAAATTCGACCAGAAAACCAAAACCTTTAAACATTATGGAAAGCAGGAAGGATTCTTCGGGATAAAAACCGTTCAAAATGCTGTTTGTAATGACCGGCAAGGTAACATCTGGATCGGCACCATCATGGGAGTTGTTAAATACGATCCTTCAAAAGATATAGTTAATTCATTTGAACCCCTTACACATATTAATAAAATACGTATCCATTTAAAAGATGCTAAATTTCCTGCTAATGCTGTTTTCTCTTACGATCAAAATCATTTAACCTTTCACTTTATAGGCGTTAGCCTGACCAATCCTGAAAAAGTTCTCTACCAGCACAAATTAGAAGGATTTGATAAAGAATGGTCACCACATAGCAAAGAAAATTTTATAACCTATTCTAATTTACCCGGAGGCAAATATACTTTCATGGTTAAAGCCCGCAACAATGACGGGGTTTGGAATAAACAGCCAACTATGTATCAATTTACTGTTGAAAAACCCTGGTGGCAAACCTGGTGGTTCTATACATTGTGTGGTTTGTTTGTGACTGGCGGCTTTTATTCATTTGTAAAAATAAGGACTACCTCTCTACAAAAAGCAAAGCGGGTGCTGGAGAACAAAGTAAGCGAAAGAACCCAAGAACTATCAGAAGCAAACAAAAGTATAACCGACAGCATCAATTATGCGTCCCGCATACAGGACGCCATCCTGCCCGATACGGCTCAACTCCGGAAATTTTTTCCTGACTCCTTTGTATATTATAAGATAAAGGATATTGTAAGCGGAGATATTCCCTGGCTAATGCAAGCAGGTGACGATATTTATGTAACTGTTGTGGACTGTACAGGTCATGGAGTGCCGGGAGCTATGTTATCAATGATCGGGCATTTCCTGCTTAAAGAAACAATAAGCAGCAAAAATATTTTGCAGCCCTCTGAAATTTTGAACCGTATACATGATGGTGTTAACCTTACGTTGAATCAGAATATAAATACAGATTCAGAAGATGGAATGGATATAGCGCTTTGCAAGATCAATTTAAAGAACATGGAAGTAGAGTATGCAGGCGCTCATCGTCCCTTATTACACATTAGCAATGGTGTTGTATCTGAAATAAAGGGCGACCGGTTTCCCATTGGAGGAATGCAGCACGCCAGGAAAGGCCGGGAAATCATATTTACAAACCACCGTATAAAGATCAAGAAAGAAGACAGCATTTTCTTTTATTCTGACGGGCTTACAGACCAGTTTGGCGGACCTGATGATAAAAAATTCTCCCAAAGAAGGGTTAAAGATTTATTGCTTGATAATCAACATCTACCGATGCAGGAACAAAAAGAACTCCTGGAAAATACCATTGAACAATGGATGAACGGCAGTAAAGATCAAACAGATGATATTTTGCTTATTGGAATCCGCTTTTAA